The following proteins are co-located in the Rippkaea orientalis PCC 8801 genome:
- a CDS encoding alpha/beta fold hydrolase — translation MDSSLKNCGQEGFVKTNGIQLYYITQGTGKLMLFVHGFPEFWYSWRHQIPEFAQDHKVVALDLRGYNKSDKPQELSAYRIETLVKDIAGVIKELGYDNCILVGHDWGGAIAWYFADAYPGMVEKLIVLNIPHPANFQKGLKTLKQLSKSWYIFFFQIPYLPELILQRNNCQAIATMFRKTCVDKSAFSDEDLEKYKQSAAQPGALTAMLNYYRNIFKSLFTPPKQQWKVLAMPILMIWGENDTALGKELTYDTDQYAQDLTIKYIPNCSHWVQQEKPQLVNQYIREFVT, via the coding sequence ATGGATTCTAGTTTAAAAAATTGCGGACAAGAAGGATTTGTTAAGACCAATGGCATTCAACTTTATTATATCACTCAAGGAACCGGAAAATTAATGTTATTCGTCCATGGATTTCCTGAGTTTTGGTATTCTTGGCGACATCAGATTCCAGAATTTGCTCAAGATCATAAAGTAGTTGCACTCGATTTAAGAGGATATAATAAGAGTGATAAACCTCAAGAATTATCAGCCTATCGGATAGAAACTTTAGTCAAGGATATTGCGGGAGTTATCAAAGAATTAGGCTATGATAATTGTATCTTAGTTGGACATGATTGGGGAGGCGCGATCGCTTGGTATTTTGCCGATGCTTATCCAGGGATGGTTGAAAAACTCATTGTCTTAAATATTCCCCATCCAGCGAATTTTCAGAAAGGACTAAAAACACTAAAACAATTATCAAAAAGTTGGTATATATTTTTCTTCCAAATTCCTTATTTGCCTGAACTAATACTACAGAGAAATAATTGTCAAGCAATTGCTACTATGTTTCGTAAAACTTGTGTTGATAAAAGTGCCTTTAGTGATGAAGATTTAGAGAAATATAAACAATCTGCTGCCCAACCTGGCGCATTAACTGCTATGTTAAATTATTATCGGAACATCTTTAAATCATTATTTACCCCACCTAAGCAACAATGGAAAGTTTTAGCAATGCCTATCTTGATGATCTGGGGAGAAAATGACACAGCATTAGGCAAAGAATTGACCTATGATACTGATCAATATGCCCAAGATCTGACGATAAAATATATTCCCAACTGTAGCCATTGGGTACAACAAGAAAAACCTCAATTAGTGAATCAATATATCAGAGAATTTGTTACTTAA
- a CDS encoding Npun_R2821/Npun_R2822 family protein: protein MTRGIYITANDKVIEQAIALLKSIRFYDQQTPVVLIPYDDQYQMIADFLNKNYGVTLYPDLAFIERLSQKLQSIFGSNFFARPNQFRKQACWFGEFDEFLYIDTDIVVFKRIIDDLDFFTDYDFICYDYQHKAGIKNVFSPKILEDNVFTKQELNDMFNGGFWAAKKGLISEQKIYQIFAECAAHIDYFDFTYKTSDQPIINYMILKTIKRRLNLAHQPEKYPGNWAGSRHFQQQNNYLIDPNSNQPLHYLHWAGIKIQPGCPYWDIWKYYRYLGETSPSDAELSPKPEPSQFSLLQRAKQFFKK, encoded by the coding sequence ATGACTCGCGGAATTTATATTACGGCCAATGATAAAGTGATTGAACAAGCGATCGCTCTCCTTAAGAGTATTCGATTTTACGATCAGCAGACTCCTGTTGTCTTAATTCCCTACGATGATCAGTATCAAATGATTGCTGACTTTTTAAACAAAAATTATGGTGTAACCTTATATCCCGATTTAGCCTTTATTGAACGATTATCCCAAAAACTTCAAAGTATTTTCGGTTCAAATTTTTTTGCTCGCCCTAATCAATTTCGTAAACAAGCTTGTTGGTTTGGCGAATTTGATGAGTTTCTTTATATTGATACAGATATTGTTGTTTTTAAAAGAATAATAGATGATCTGGATTTTTTTACAGATTATGATTTTATTTGTTACGACTATCAACACAAAGCAGGAATTAAAAATGTTTTTTCACCTAAAATTTTGGAAGACAATGTTTTTACAAAACAAGAATTAAATGATATGTTTAATGGAGGGTTTTGGGCGGCCAAAAAAGGGTTAATTTCCGAACAAAAGATTTATCAAATTTTTGCTGAATGCGCTGCTCATATTGACTATTTTGATTTTACCTATAAAACCTCTGATCAACCGATTATTAATTATATGATTCTTAAAACCATTAAACGTCGGTTAAATTTAGCGCATCAACCCGAAAAATACCCTGGAAATTGGGCAGGAAGTAGGCATTTTCAACAACAAAATAACTATTTAATTGATCCTAACAGTAATCAACCTCTTCATTACTTACATTGGGCAGGAATTAAAATTCAACCAGGGTGTCCTTATTGGGATATTTGGAAGTATTATCGTTACTTAGGAGAAACCTCGCCTTCTGATGCAGAACTTTCCCCAAAACCTGAACCTTCTCAATTTTCCTTACTCCAACGTGCTAAACAATTTTTTAAAAAATAA
- a CDS encoding glycosyltransferase — protein sequence MQQFISKLNRGLGYLKNWLTAKVWPKKSIVFYAGTTTYPHYDWSPLGLKTGLGGSEIAAINLAKEWVKLGYQVTVYNRCNNQEGIYEGVEYLHYSKFNRYDTFDTLVIWRFPWTLYPKTKANRIWLELQEMLLPQQVTKEKLRLFQKIFVKSNYHRSMMPEIEDQQIAIIPNGVDKKYSQWSQNPKDPYKLIYASNYTRGLERMLAFGWPIIKKEVPQASLHIYYGWPALNPKNPDDENTIGTAAWRKKMEQLMAQPGIIDHGKIGVEELVKEKSTCAIHYYGCSFQETDCVSVRESALVGCVPVTSSYSALGEKQYCVRVSGNPYQQETQENIAHKIVELLNNQDRLQLLRQDFQELAKAETWDNIAKSWIDYAVNKS from the coding sequence ATGCAGCAGTTTATCTCTAAATTAAATCGCGGTTTAGGTTACTTAAAAAATTGGTTAACTGCTAAAGTTTGGCCAAAAAAATCCATTGTGTTTTATGCAGGAACAACCACTTATCCCCATTATGACTGGAGTCCTCTAGGGTTAAAAACAGGACTGGGAGGATCAGAAATTGCTGCAATTAATTTAGCCAAAGAATGGGTCAAATTAGGCTATCAAGTAACGGTTTATAATCGCTGTAATAATCAAGAAGGAATTTATGAGGGGGTAGAATATCTCCATTATTCTAAATTTAATCGCTATGACACCTTTGATACGTTAGTTATTTGGCGGTTTCCTTGGACACTTTATCCTAAAACTAAAGCGAATAGAATTTGGTTAGAATTACAAGAAATGCTCTTACCTCAACAAGTGACCAAAGAGAAACTCCGTCTCTTTCAAAAAATCTTTGTTAAATCCAACTATCATCGTAGTATGATGCCAGAAATTGAGGATCAACAGATTGCTATTATTCCTAATGGAGTAGACAAAAAATACAGTCAATGGAGTCAAAATCCTAAAGATCCCTATAAGCTTATTTATGCCTCTAATTATACTAGAGGATTAGAAAGAATGTTAGCGTTTGGTTGGCCAATTATTAAAAAAGAAGTCCCTCAAGCTTCCCTACATATTTATTACGGTTGGCCAGCTTTAAACCCTAAAAACCCTGATGATGAAAATACCATAGGTACGGCTGCTTGGCGTAAGAAAATGGAACAATTAATGGCTCAACCAGGAATTATTGACCATGGCAAAATAGGGGTTGAGGAATTAGTCAAAGAAAAGTCAACTTGTGCTATTCATTATTATGGTTGTTCTTTCCAAGAAACGGATTGTGTATCGGTTCGAGAATCCGCTTTAGTGGGGTGTGTTCCCGTTACTAGCAGTTATTCTGCTTTAGGAGAAAAACAATATTGTGTCCGAGTTTCAGGGAATCCTTATCAACAAGAGACTCAAGAAAATATTGCCCATAAAATTGTTGAATTGCTCAATAATCAAGACCGATTACAGTTACTCCGTCAAGACTTTCAAGAGTTAGCAAAAGCCGAAACTTGGGACAATATTGCGAAATCGTGGATAGATTATGCTGTTAATAAAAGCTAA
- a CDS encoding DUF3326 domain-containing protein translates to MNSLNRPYTVVLIVPTGIGAAIGGYAGDALPVARAMSQVCDRLITHPNVLNGAQLYWNLPNVLYVEGYGLDRFAQGDWGLKSTHQNRVGLILDQGIEPELRLRHLQAADATRATLGLDLTDYILTDAPLNVELRTASSGASWGTIGNPDSLVRAAETLITQAKADAIAIVARFPDNIDSLALNNYRHGQGVDPLAGAEAVISHLIVRQFSIPTAHAPALMPLPLDATISPRSAAEELGYTFLPCVLVGLSRAPRFVRREKESFNLGRSSDIIWGDEVDAVVIPETACGGSAILSFSQQNTRIITVADNKTQLNVTPESLGIQAIKVNSYLEALGVLVTHRAGINADALRPTLSSLKCFSKACD, encoded by the coding sequence ATGAATAGCTTAAATCGTCCTTATACAGTTGTTTTAATCGTTCCAACAGGAATTGGGGCAGCCATTGGGGGTTATGCGGGAGATGCCCTACCTGTGGCTAGGGCAATGTCTCAAGTGTGCGATCGCCTCATTACCCATCCCAATGTCCTCAATGGAGCGCAACTTTACTGGAATCTCCCCAACGTCCTCTACGTCGAAGGGTACGGACTAGATCGCTTTGCCCAAGGAGACTGGGGACTAAAAAGTACTCATCAAAACCGAGTCGGGTTAATCTTAGATCAAGGCATTGAACCCGAATTACGTCTACGTCACCTCCAAGCAGCCGATGCCACTAGAGCCACATTAGGACTTGATTTAACCGATTATATCCTCACCGATGCCCCCTTAAACGTTGAATTGCGAACAGCCTCCTCTGGGGCAAGTTGGGGGACAATTGGCAACCCCGACAGTTTAGTGAGGGCAGCCGAAACCCTGATTACCCAAGCCAAAGCCGATGCGATCGCCATTGTTGCCCGTTTTCCCGATAATATTGACAGTTTAGCCCTCAATAACTACCGTCATGGTCAAGGAGTTGATCCCTTAGCGGGAGCAGAAGCAGTCATATCTCACCTCATTGTGCGTCAATTTTCCATTCCGACTGCCCATGCCCCTGCTTTGATGCCCTTACCTCTTGATGCGACCATTTCTCCCCGTTCTGCTGCTGAAGAACTCGGTTATACCTTCTTACCTTGTGTGTTAGTTGGGTTGAGTCGGGCTCCCCGGTTTGTCAGAAGAGAGAAGGAGAGTTTTAATTTAGGGAGGAGTTCAGATATCATTTGGGGAGATGAAGTGGATGCGGTGGTTATACCAGAGACAGCGTGTGGCGGAAGTGCTATCCTCAGTTTTAGCCAGCAGAATACCCGTATTATTACGGTAGCCGATAACAAAACGCAATTAAACGTTACTCCTGAATCCCTCGGTATTCAAGCAATTAAGGTAAACTCATATTTAGAGGCGTTAGGCGTTTTAGTGACTCACCGTGCTGGAATTAATGCCGATGCCTTACGTCCTACCCTGTCCTCTCTCAAGTGTTTTTCTAAAGCCTGTGACTAA
- a CDS encoding CPBP family intramembrane glutamic endopeptidase — MTNPNSSDMEPLTRSQILVVMGVTAVILLIIAKAWQKLGSVDLLNLELTKEAFLSGLAVAGVIIIASSIIYRLWPAYRDSADAYLELVIKPLIWPDLIWLGLLPGLSEELLFRGVMLPALGLNLPAVIVSSIIFGVLHLSGIQQWPYVVWATIVGFALGYSALLTGNLLVPIVAHILTNLVSSSLWKLGKSVGLPSS, encoded by the coding sequence GTGACTAATCCTAACTCATCTGACATGGAACCGTTAACCCGCAGCCAAATTTTAGTGGTGATGGGGGTAACGGCGGTTATTTTGCTGATTATTGCTAAAGCTTGGCAAAAATTAGGGTCTGTTGACCTTCTTAATCTAGAATTAACCAAAGAGGCTTTTCTTTCGGGCTTAGCGGTAGCAGGGGTTATTATTATTGCTAGTAGCATTATTTATCGTTTATGGCCAGCTTATCGAGATAGTGCTGATGCTTACCTAGAATTAGTGATTAAACCCTTAATTTGGCCGGATTTAATTTGGTTAGGATTGTTACCTGGCTTGAGTGAAGAGTTGTTATTTCGGGGGGTAATGTTACCTGCATTGGGATTAAATTTACCGGCGGTTATTGTATCTAGTATTATCTTTGGAGTCCTTCATTTAAGCGGGATTCAACAGTGGCCTTATGTTGTTTGGGCAACTATTGTTGGCTTTGCTTTAGGATATAGTGCCTTACTAACTGGAAATTTATTAGTACCCATTGTTGCCCATATTCTAACCAATTTGGTGTCTAGTAGTTTATGGAAATTAGGTAAGTCTGTTGGCCTACCTTCTTCTTGA
- a CDS encoding DUF3531 family protein, giving the protein MEVQFREFNPFDLWLWLEFETNPSPMEQQYIEELFNSWFYLGKLGAFNAENLQVQDQGIDISYMDYETETDNSIMMAPMHNMAEFQYRGVWGRCWFDLGTSDLIALDILINALHQLSKEYVTINRLIIGGENEDWKIDDKRQSMFAE; this is encoded by the coding sequence ATGGAAGTTCAATTTAGAGAGTTTAATCCGTTTGATCTGTGGCTTTGGTTAGAGTTTGAAACCAATCCTTCTCCGATGGAACAACAATATATCGAAGAACTGTTTAATTCCTGGTTTTATTTAGGCAAATTGGGAGCCTTTAATGCTGAAAATTTGCAGGTACAAGATCAAGGAATTGATATTAGTTATATGGACTATGAAACAGAGACTGATAACAGTATTATGATGGCTCCCATGCACAATATGGCAGAATTTCAATATCGAGGAGTTTGGGGACGCTGTTGGTTTGATTTAGGAACGAGTGACTTAATTGCTTTAGATATTTTGATCAATGCTTTACATCAATTAAGCAAAGAATACGTTACTATTAATCGGTTAATTATTGGGGGTGAAAACGAAGACTGGAAAATTGATGATAAGCGTCAATCAATGTTCGCTGAGTAG
- a CDS encoding PIN/TRAM domain-containing protein, which yields MIDAIIILIFIVAAAGVGFDSVDLLPDIVRVQISNIEALRWLVAGFTSIIGLALGLVAQTTYRRLETRISTTPIEVILTRAVGLVIGLLIANLMLAPIFLLPIPKEFVFIKPMAAILGSVIFSFMGISLADTHGRTFLRLINPNSIETLLVAEGTLQPASTKILDTSCIIDGRIEQLVETGFIEGQLLIPQFVLQELQQLADASNDQKRVRGRRGLDILNRMQEAFPKRIVIHSADYDDITTVDAKLVHLAQEINGTLITNDYNLSKVANLQKVIILNVNDIAQAIRPIYLPGDTLDLKILKPGKEPTQGVGYLEDGTMVVVEEGKEYLGGELRVVVTSALQTSAGRMIFAKPQSVMASS from the coding sequence ATGATTGATGCCATTATTATCCTTATATTTATCGTAGCAGCCGCCGGAGTCGGTTTTGATAGTGTAGATTTGTTACCGGATATTGTTCGGGTGCAAATCTCCAATATTGAAGCTCTACGGTGGTTAGTAGCGGGTTTTACCTCAATTATTGGACTTGCTTTAGGGTTAGTTGCTCAAACCACCTATCGCCGTTTAGAGACGAGAATTAGCACTACTCCCATTGAAGTTATTTTAACTCGCGCTGTGGGCTTAGTCATTGGATTACTAATTGCTAACCTGATGCTAGCACCCATTTTTCTCTTACCGATTCCTAAAGAGTTTGTCTTCATCAAACCGATGGCAGCGATATTAGGAAGTGTTATCTTTTCTTTTATGGGGATAAGTTTAGCGGATACTCACGGACGGACTTTTTTACGACTGATTAATCCTAATAGTATCGAAACCCTATTAGTCGCGGAAGGAACCTTACAACCTGCGTCTACAAAAATTCTTGATACCAGTTGCATTATTGACGGACGCATCGAACAATTGGTGGAAACAGGGTTTATTGAAGGACAATTGTTGATTCCTCAGTTTGTCCTACAGGAGTTACAACAATTAGCTGATGCTAGTAACGACCAAAAACGGGTCAGAGGAAGACGGGGGTTAGATATCCTTAACCGAATGCAAGAAGCTTTCCCAAAGCGAATTGTAATTCATTCAGCAGATTATGATGATATCACTACTGTTGATGCTAAATTAGTCCATTTAGCTCAGGAAATCAACGGGACTTTAATCACCAATGACTATAACCTGAGTAAAGTGGCCAATCTGCAAAAAGTCATTATTCTCAATGTCAATGATATTGCCCAAGCGATTCGTCCTATTTATCTCCCAGGGGATACCCTAGACCTGAAAATTCTCAAACCAGGGAAAGAACCCACCCAAGGAGTAGGTTATCTCGAAGATGGCACAATGGTTGTCGTAGAAGAAGGAAAAGAGTATCTAGGAGGAGAATTGCGAGTCGTGGTCACTTCTGCATTACAAACCTCTGCAGGACGGATGATTTTTGCTAAACCTCAATCTGTTATGGCCTCTTCTTAA
- the hemW gene encoding radical SAM family heme chaperone HemW: protein MTQLFPNIGFNQLPKSAYIHIPFCRRRCYYCDFPISVLGDKTDIYTASSITHYVEVLCQEILVTPFQGNGLETVFFGGGTPSLLPPNHLETILSTLDQKFGIFANAEISLEIDPATFTLEQLQRYHDLGINRVSLGGQAFQDNLLETSGRLHRVKDIFEAIDYIHKVGINNFSLDLISGLPNQSIEDWIFSLETAIKISPSHLSCYDLVLEPVTAFGKQYKPGKKPLPSDEITAKMYRISQKILTDAGYDHYEISNYAKPGYQCLHNRVYWENKPYYGFGMGAASYTNQQRFTRPRTRKDYYEWVNKLSKTQGLIDCEVSSKTDFLLETLMLGLRLKEGIKLSFISDVFGKQISQKILDILAPFIKQSWIELPPNSSLIHLENIDRISLSDPEGFLFSNTILSTLFEKLEECGN from the coding sequence ATGACTCAACTTTTCCCTAACATTGGCTTCAATCAATTGCCTAAATCAGCTTATATTCATATTCCTTTTTGTCGTCGTCGTTGCTATTATTGTGATTTTCCTATTTCCGTTTTAGGAGATAAAACAGATATTTATACTGCCTCTTCTATTACCCATTATGTAGAGGTTTTATGTCAAGAAATTCTGGTTACTCCGTTTCAAGGGAATGGGTTAGAAACCGTCTTTTTTGGCGGAGGAACTCCCTCATTATTACCTCCTAACCATCTTGAAACTATTCTGAGTACCTTAGATCAAAAATTTGGGATCTTTGCTAATGCCGAAATTTCTCTAGAAATAGACCCTGCAACGTTTACACTAGAACAATTACAACGTTATCATGACTTAGGGATCAATCGAGTTAGTTTAGGGGGACAAGCATTTCAGGACAATTTATTAGAAACTTCTGGACGATTACACCGAGTTAAAGATATTTTTGAAGCCATTGACTATATTCATAAAGTAGGGATAAACAATTTTAGTCTAGATTTAATTTCTGGATTGCCTAATCAAAGTATAGAAGATTGGATTTTTTCCTTAGAAACTGCTATTAAAATCTCTCCAAGTCATCTTTCTTGTTATGATTTAGTTCTTGAACCAGTAACTGCATTTGGCAAGCAATATAAACCTGGAAAAAAACCTTTACCAAGCGATGAAATAACCGCTAAAATGTATCGAATATCTCAAAAAATACTGACGGATGCAGGGTATGACCATTATGAAATTTCTAATTATGCAAAACCGGGTTATCAATGTCTACATAATCGAGTCTATTGGGAAAATAAACCCTACTATGGTTTTGGAATGGGAGCAGCTAGTTATACCAATCAACAACGATTTACTCGACCTCGTACTCGAAAAGATTATTATGAATGGGTCAATAAGTTATCTAAAACACAAGGATTAATCGATTGTGAAGTATCATCAAAAACAGATTTTTTGCTAGAAACATTAATGCTTGGTTTGCGCCTTAAAGAAGGGATTAAATTATCATTTATTAGCGATGTTTTTGGCAAGCAAATCTCTCAAAAAATTTTAGATATTTTAGCACCTTTTATTAAGCAAAGTTGGATAGAGTTACCTCCTAACAGTAGTTTAATTCACTTAGAGAATATTGATCGTATTTCTTTAAGTGATCCCGAAGGATTTTTATTCTCTAATACCATTTTATCGACTTTATTTGAGAAATTAGAAGAATGTGGGAACTAA
- a CDS encoding flavin reductase family protein, protein MLDEQAKKTMLRKIPHGLYICGVKDGENLNGFTASWVMQASFEPPLVINCVRKDSGSHEMIKKSGVFALSFLEEGQKDLAAKFFKPQSRVGNKFEDVEFIEGTETGCPLIKDSLGYIECRVVGSVEKGDHTVYVGEVISSGIYREGNPLLLESTGWQYGG, encoded by the coding sequence TTGCTAGACGAACAAGCTAAAAAAACAATGTTACGCAAAATTCCTCACGGACTGTATATCTGTGGAGTCAAAGACGGGGAAAACTTGAACGGGTTTACCGCAAGTTGGGTAATGCAAGCATCTTTTGAACCCCCTTTAGTGATTAATTGTGTCAGAAAAGACTCCGGTTCCCATGAAATGATCAAAAAAAGCGGGGTTTTTGCTTTGAGTTTTCTTGAAGAGGGACAAAAAGATTTAGCAGCTAAATTTTTTAAACCGCAAAGTCGTGTCGGAAATAAGTTCGAGGATGTCGAATTTATTGAAGGAACTGAAACGGGATGTCCTTTGATTAAAGACTCTCTCGGATATATTGAATGTAGAGTGGTTGGTTCTGTTGAAAAAGGTGATCACACTGTGTATGTCGGTGAGGTGATTAGTTCAGGAATTTACCGGGAAGGAAACCCCCTATTATTAGAAAGTACGGGTTGGCAATACGGAGGGTAA
- a CDS encoding phenylpyruvate tautomerase MIF-related protein codes for MPFIKVQSSVSTTNSQTIEDLLTSLSSKVAKHLGKPESYVMTMFEPDVKMTFAGTFDPVCYIEVKNIGTMKPEQTKAMSQDFCQEIKDKLGVPTNRIYIEFTDAQRHLWGWNGGTF; via the coding sequence ATGCCATTTATTAAAGTTCAATCGTCCGTCTCTACAACCAATTCTCAGACAATAGAAGACTTATTAACCAGTTTATCATCTAAGGTTGCCAAACATTTAGGTAAACCAGAGTCCTATGTCATGACTATGTTTGAACCCGATGTTAAAATGACATTTGCTGGAACTTTTGACCCTGTTTGTTATATTGAAGTCAAAAACATTGGTACAATGAAACCTGAACAAACCAAAGCAATGAGTCAAGATTTTTGCCAAGAAATCAAGGATAAATTAGGGGTTCCTACCAATCGTATTTATATTGAATTTACCGATGCACAAAGACATCTTTGGGGATGGAATGGAGGCACTTTTTAA
- a CDS encoding four-carbon acid sugar kinase family protein, with protein sequence MNQTPKIIVLDDDPTGSQTVHSCLLLMRWDVETLRLGLADEVPIVFILTNTRALTSENAASVTQEVCHNLKIAIEAEGIEDFLVVSRSDSTLRGHYPIETDVIAEELGGFDAHFLIPAFFEGGRQTIGSIHYLKIDGKLTPVHETEFAKDSVFGYHYSYLPDYVEEKTQGRIKASEVERFLLTDIRQGSLERLMQLKANQCAVVDGEIQADLDKFAQDLLTAAASGKRFLFRSAASILTSLANLGPQPIAPEEMAKYKPTANPGVVIVGSHVKKSTRQLQELLKESDVVGIEVEVKRLRDHPQQKEQLLQEILERVKQVYSETKTPVVYTSREELTFETIQQRLDFGIAVSSLLMEIVQGLPRDIGFLISKGGITSNDVLSTGLNLRSVRLLGQVLAGCSMVITENNHPLFANLPVVLFPGNVGNDQGLVTVYRRLKGS encoded by the coding sequence ATGAATCAAACCCCTAAGATTATTGTCCTTGATGACGATCCTACAGGTTCTCAAACGGTACACAGTTGTTTATTGTTGATGCGGTGGGATGTGGAAACCCTTCGGTTAGGTTTAGCAGATGAGGTTCCTATTGTCTTTATTTTAACAAATACGAGAGCCCTAACCTCCGAAAATGCAGCTAGTGTTACCCAAGAAGTCTGTCATAATCTGAAAATAGCCATTGAAGCAGAAGGAATTGAAGACTTTCTGGTTGTCAGTCGTTCGGACTCTACTTTGCGAGGACATTATCCCATCGAAACGGATGTTATCGCAGAGGAATTGGGGGGTTTTGATGCTCATTTTCTCATTCCGGCCTTTTTTGAGGGGGGACGACAAACCATTGGGAGTATTCATTATTTAAAAATAGACGGGAAGTTAACCCCTGTTCATGAAACAGAATTTGCTAAAGATTCTGTATTTGGCTATCATTATAGTTATCTTCCTGATTATGTAGAAGAAAAGACCCAAGGACGTATTAAAGCAAGCGAAGTTGAGCGATTTTTATTAACGGATATTCGTCAAGGAAGCTTAGAGCGTTTGATGCAATTAAAGGCAAATCAATGTGCGGTTGTTGATGGAGAAATTCAAGCAGATTTAGATAAATTTGCTCAAGATTTATTAACCGCAGCAGCATCGGGAAAGCGGTTTTTATTCCGTAGTGCTGCGAGTATCTTAACCTCTTTAGCGAATTTAGGACCCCAACCCATTGCACCCGAAGAAATGGCGAAATATAAACCAACTGCTAACCCTGGAGTAGTTATTGTTGGTTCTCATGTCAAAAAAAGCACTCGACAATTGCAAGAACTGCTCAAAGAATCGGATGTAGTTGGTATTGAAGTTGAGGTTAAAAGATTGCGAGATCATCCTCAGCAAAAAGAGCAATTATTACAAGAAATTTTAGAGCGAGTTAAACAGGTTTATTCTGAAACTAAAACTCCAGTAGTGTATACCAGTCGAGAAGAATTGACTTTTGAAACGATACAACAACGCTTAGATTTTGGGATTGCTGTCTCTAGTTTATTAATGGAAATTGTTCAAGGATTACCCCGCGATATCGGGTTTTTAATCAGTAAGGGGGGAATTACCTCTAATGATGTGCTGAGTACGGGTTTAAACCTGCGATCGGTGCGTTTGTTAGGTCAAGTTTTAGCGGGATGTTCGATGGTTATAACAGAAAACAATCATCCTTTATTTGCTAATTTACCCGTGGTTTTATTTCCAGGTAATGTCGGCAATGATCAAGGATTAGTCACTGTTTATCGTCGTTTAAAAGGATCTTAA
- the rplT gene encoding 50S ribosomal protein L20 translates to MTRVKRGNVARKRRKKVLKLAKGFRGSHSKLFRTANQQVMKALRNAYRDRRKRKRDFRRLWITRINAAARVHGISYSKLTGQLKKANIELNRKMLAQLAILDPQAFAKVVETANAAQ, encoded by the coding sequence ATGACAAGGGTAAAACGGGGCAATGTTGCTCGGAAACGCCGTAAAAAAGTGCTTAAATTAGCTAAAGGGTTTAGAGGGTCTCATTCTAAACTCTTCCGTACTGCTAATCAGCAGGTGATGAAAGCGTTACGCAATGCGTACCGCGATCGCCGTAAACGTAAACGGGACTTCCGTCGTCTGTGGATTACGCGGATTAATGCAGCCGCTAGAGTCCACGGAATCAGTTATAGTAAGCTAACGGGACAACTCAAAAAAGCCAATATCGAGCTTAACCGCAAAATGTTAGCACAGTTGGCTATTCTTGACCCTCAAGCCTTTGCTAAAGTAGTAGAAACAGCGAATGCTGCTCAATAA
- the rpmI gene encoding 50S ribosomal protein L35 — protein sequence MPKLKTRKAAAKRFRVTGSGKKIFRRKAFKNHLLQHKSSERKFRRLSGLSLVSEQDEANVRLMLPYL from the coding sequence ATGCCTAAACTAAAAACTCGCAAAGCTGCGGCTAAGCGTTTTCGTGTTACAGGGAGTGGTAAGAAGATTTTCCGCCGTAAAGCCTTCAAAAACCACCTATTACAGCATAAAAGTTCTGAACGCAAGTTCCGTCGTTTATCTGGCCTTTCCTTGGTGAGTGAACAAGACGAAGCAAATGTGCGTTTAATGCTTCCCTATCTCTAG